One window of Veillonellaceae bacterium genomic DNA carries:
- the sdaAA gene encoding L-serine ammonia-lyase, iron-sulfur-dependent, subunit alpha, with amino-acid sequence MRIQFTRIDELIAIANSLQKPISSIVLESEAQRSDRQPNDIWTDMKTSLLVMRDAVNEGLAQTDKSFSGLVGGDANRLINRINASTLLTGVTSSRAAAYALAVSEVNAGMGKVVACPTAGSCGILPGALLAAGEILNADDDDLVRGLFTAAGIGIVIAENASIAGAIGGCQAECGSAAAMAAGAIADIAGGTPEQVSHALALALKNLLGLVCDPVAGLVEVPCVKRNAFGAAHALLAAEMSLAGIESVIPADEVIGAMHQIGLTIPRSLRETSEGGLAKTPTGCSITTRLQAGKPADL; translated from the coding sequence ATGAGAATCCAATTCACTCGTATTGATGAACTTATTGCAATTGCCAATTCATTACAAAAACCAATATCCAGTATTGTTTTAGAATCCGAAGCTCAACGCAGCGATCGACAGCCAAATGACATATGGACTGATATGAAAACCAGCCTGTTAGTTATGCGCGACGCTGTTAATGAAGGTCTTGCCCAAACCGATAAATCATTCAGTGGTCTTGTCGGCGGTGACGCCAATCGTCTAATAAACAGAATCAATGCTTCGACATTGCTGACGGGGGTAACAAGTTCCCGAGCAGCGGCCTATGCGCTAGCCGTCAGCGAGGTTAATGCCGGAATGGGTAAAGTCGTAGCGTGTCCGACCGCTGGTTCCTGCGGTATCCTACCGGGTGCATTGTTGGCTGCAGGCGAGATATTAAACGCTGATGATGATGACCTGGTTCGCGGGTTATTTACAGCCGCCGGTATCGGCATAGTTATTGCCGAAAATGCATCAATTGCCGGTGCGATTGGAGGCTGCCAGGCTGAATGCGGCTCAGCTGCGGCGATGGCTGCCGGAGCGATAGCCGATATAGCCGGAGGAACTCCGGAACAAGTAAGCCACGCCCTTGCTTTGGCACTTAAGAACCTATTAGGCTTGGTCTGCGACCCAGTTGCCGGCCTTGTTGAAGTTCCTTGCGTCAAACGAAATGCCTTTGGCGCAGCTCATGCGCTGCTAGCGGCTGAAATGTCGCTAGCTGGTATTGAGAGTGTTATCCCGGCTGACGAGGTAATCGGCGCCATGCACCAAATTGGCCTCACTATCCCCCGGTCTTTACGTGAAACATCCGAAGGCGGTCTGGCAAAAACGCCGACGGGATGCAGTATCACGACACGCCTGCAAGCCGGCAAACCGGCCGATCTATAG
- a CDS encoding YezD family protein, which produces MTDKKNLTAKSAIRAKIAESIRGMRYGQIAIVIKNGKVVQIERTEKERFVGVEGKYGDGI; this is translated from the coding sequence ATGACAGATAAAAAAAATCTAACAGCCAAGTCTGCTATTCGGGCTAAAATTGCAGAGTCGATCAGAGGGATGCGGTATGGCCAGATAGCCATTGTTATTAAGAACGGTAAGGTTGTGCAAATTGAACGAACTGAGAAAGAACGCTTCGTTGGAGTTGAAGGAAAATACGGTGACGGAATATAG
- the sdaAB gene encoding L-serine ammonia-lyase, iron-sulfur-dependent, subunit beta, with amino-acid sequence MHGVFDIIGPVMIGPSSSHTAGAARLGKMARTILGEQPAAAIIELHGSFAQTYRGHGTDKALVAGLLGYSTDDTRIKEALTTAPQRGLNVTFKTVDLGDNAHPNTAIFHLTGVLGRKVKVVGSSTGGGNIIITEIDGYAVELTGEYYTLISIHQDKPGVIALITHMLAQETVNIAFMRVSRREKGSQALAIIEADHPLPEHILTAVSSIPAVKLALLIPPL; translated from the coding sequence ATGCATGGAGTATTTGATATAATCGGCCCGGTAATGATCGGCCCTTCCAGCTCTCATACAGCCGGTGCCGCCCGGTTGGGGAAAATGGCCCGGACAATCCTAGGTGAACAGCCCGCCGCAGCAATAATCGAACTTCACGGTTCTTTCGCTCAAACTTACCGCGGCCATGGTACTGATAAAGCCCTTGTCGCCGGACTTTTAGGCTATAGCACTGACGATACCCGAATAAAAGAGGCTTTGACGACAGCACCACAGCGAGGTCTCAATGTAACCTTTAAGACCGTTGATTTAGGCGATAATGCCCATCCAAATACAGCCATCTTTCACCTGACTGGTGTATTGGGCCGAAAGGTAAAGGTTGTTGGATCGTCAACGGGCGGCGGCAATATTATAATTACTGAAATTGATGGTTATGCGGTAGAGTTGACCGGCGAATACTATACCTTAATTTCAATCCATCAAGATAAGCCTGGTGTTATTGCGCTTATCACCCACATGTTGGCGCAAGAAACCGTTAATATCGCCTTCATGCGGGTATCGCGCCGCGAAAAAGGCTCCCAGGCATTAGCAATTATAGAAGCCGATCATCCGCTACCGGAACATATTCTAACCGCTGTCAGCTCGATTCCAGCCGTTAAGCTGGCCCTTTTAATTCCGCCCCTCTAG
- a CDS encoding YezD family protein, whose translation MKKDLANLEIPEEVLDIIEKAIDGIDFGSVTLIVQDSRVIQIERVEKIRLC comes from the coding sequence ATGAAAAAAGACTTGGCTAATTTAGAAATTCCTGAAGAAGTTTTAGATATTATCGAAAAGGCCATTGATGGCATTGACTTTGGTTCGGTTACCCTTATTGTTCAAGACTCACGGGTAATTCAAATCGAGCGGGTAGAAAAAATTAGGTTGTGTTAG
- a CDS encoding DUF1624 domain-containing protein produces MNSKRIWEIDFLRGIAIILMVVFHLVVDLRDFYSAAVEYLTGFWFYVGKLSAILFIFTAGISATLSTATLKHGLEIFLWGMLLTLVTYFYDDQTYIRFGILHFLGVSIFSYRLIARIPSLSLSITGLLLFASGWMLTPLKTDSPYLFPLGLVSATFQSIDYYPVIPWYGIFLIGAAIGKQLYSNKTSRFSNIYFKPIVRLGQNSLIIYLIHQPILMALLYLWH; encoded by the coding sequence ATGAATTCAAAACGCATTTGGGAAATTGATTTTTTACGCGGCATAGCAATAATATTGATGGTCGTCTTTCATCTAGTCGTGGATTTAAGAGATTTTTATTCAGCCGCGGTCGAATACCTAACCGGTTTCTGGTTTTATGTAGGAAAGCTATCAGCCATATTGTTCATATTCACAGCCGGAATAAGCGCAACACTCAGCACAGCTACCCTAAAACATGGCTTGGAAATTTTTCTTTGGGGTATGCTACTTACACTGGTTACCTACTTTTATGATGATCAAACCTATATTAGATTTGGCATATTACACTTCCTCGGGGTTAGTATTTTTTCATACCGTTTGATAGCGCGAATTCCTTCGCTTTCCCTCAGTATCACTGGTCTGCTATTATTTGCCAGCGGATGGATGCTGACCCCGCTAAAAACAGACTCACCGTATCTCTTTCCTTTAGGTTTGGTAAGCGCTACTTTTCAGTCTATCGACTACTATCCAGTAATTCCTTGGTATGGCATATTCCTAATTGGCGCCGCGATAGGCAAACAACTGTACAGCAATAAGACCAGCCGCTTTTCTAATATCTACTTCAAACCAATCGTACGACTTGGACAGAATTCACTTATAATTTATTTAATTCATCAGCCAATTCTAATGGCGCTATTATATCTTTGGCATTAA
- a CDS encoding AzlC family ABC transporter permease gives MEKLDFWQGVISSGPILLGIIPFGITCGVMGLTAGLTPLETVMMSFLVFAGASQFIAITMLGAGITGWSVIVFTTLLVNLRHMLMGASLAQYMVKLSTYRQALLSFLLTDEAYAVTISRIYQQGYSAAHHFGVSISLYLTWALSTIVGVLVGSYIPDPLAWGLDFAMPATFLVLLLPQITDRISLVVCIAAGLIAVTGALYLPGKWYMIAATLGAVLIGGLMEGAKANAK, from the coding sequence TTGGAAAAACTTGATTTTTGGCAAGGGGTCATAAGCAGCGGGCCGATTTTATTAGGAATCATCCCGTTCGGCATTACTTGCGGGGTAATGGGCCTAACTGCCGGACTGACTCCGCTCGAAACGGTGATGATGTCGTTCCTGGTGTTTGCCGGAGCCAGCCAGTTTATAGCTATTACTATGCTAGGCGCTGGAATTACTGGTTGGAGCGTAATCGTCTTCACAACTCTGTTGGTAAATTTACGCCACATGTTGATGGGAGCATCTTTAGCACAGTACATGGTAAAATTGTCTACTTACCGCCAGGCACTGCTGTCATTTCTGCTGACCGATGAGGCATATGCTGTGACTATCAGCCGGATTTATCAGCAAGGCTACAGTGCGGCCCACCATTTTGGCGTCAGTATAAGTCTGTACCTAACTTGGGCATTATCAACAATTGTCGGCGTTCTAGTAGGTAGTTATATTCCTGATCCCCTGGCCTGGGGTCTCGATTTTGCGATGCCAGCAACTTTCCTTGTCCTATTACTTCCGCAGATTACAGACCGAATCAGCTTGGTTGTATGTATTGCCGCCGGGCTCATAGCCGTGACCGGTGCTTTATATCTTCCGGGCAAATGGTATATGATTGCAGCTACTTTAGGAGCGGTCTTGATTGGTGGATTGATGGAAGGAGCTAAAGCAAATGCGAAGTGA